Proteins from a single region of Streptomyces griseiscabiei:
- a CDS encoding ABC transporter permease yields MSTATVPATSPATSPATGEADGRIGLRAHARHTGALVRRNLLWIRQDPESMFDAVLMPIVFTLLFVYVFGGSIGQALGGGQEQYVQYVVPGLMAMMGMNIAMGVGTGFNEDFQKGVMDRFRSLPIGRSSVLLAKISVELLRMLVATTILLTVGVLIGFDITSWLGLLGAVGLAVVFGSSLMWIFLVLGVTMKNAQSVQAMGFLVLFPLQFGSSIFAPTQSMPGWLQTFTDYNPLSALADAARGLMTGGPIAHDLIVTLCWSVGLTAVMAPIAIHKFKTKS; encoded by the coding sequence ATGAGCACCGCCACCGTGCCCGCCACCTCACCCGCCACGTCGCCCGCCACGGGCGAGGCCGACGGCCGGATCGGGCTGCGGGCCCACGCCCGGCACACCGGCGCGCTGGTCCGGCGCAATCTGCTGTGGATCCGGCAGGACCCGGAGTCGATGTTCGACGCGGTCCTGATGCCGATCGTCTTCACCCTGCTCTTCGTGTACGTCTTCGGCGGCTCCATCGGGCAGGCGCTCGGCGGCGGCCAGGAGCAGTACGTGCAGTACGTGGTGCCGGGGCTGATGGCGATGATGGGCATGAACATCGCCATGGGCGTCGGCACGGGCTTCAACGAGGACTTCCAGAAGGGCGTCATGGACCGCTTCCGGTCCCTGCCGATCGGCCGGTCCTCGGTGCTGCTCGCGAAGATCTCCGTCGAGTTGCTGCGCATGCTGGTCGCCACGACGATCCTGCTGACCGTCGGGGTCCTCATCGGCTTCGACATCACCAGCTGGTTGGGGCTCCTCGGGGCGGTGGGCCTGGCCGTCGTGTTCGGCTCGTCCCTGATGTGGATCTTCCTGGTGCTGGGCGTGACGATGAAGAACGCTCAGTCCGTGCAGGCCATGGGCTTCCTGGTGCTGTTCCCGCTGCAGTTCGGGTCGTCGATCTTCGCACCGACCCAGTCCATGCCGGGCTGGCTGCAGACCTTCACCGACTACAACCCGCTGTCGGCCCTCGCGGACGCCGCGCGCGGACTGATGACCGGCGGGCCGATCGCCCACGATCTGATCGTCACGCTCTGCTGGTCGGTGGGGCTGACGGCGGTGATGGCACCGATCGCGATCCACAAGTTCAAGACGAAGAGCTGA
- a CDS encoding ATP-binding cassette domain-containing protein codes for MTRIDKNASGAKGAVTVRGLVKHYGETRALDGVDLDVREGTVMGVLGPNGAGKTTLVRCLSTLITPDAGHATVAGYDVVRQPRQLRRVIGLTGQYASVDEKLSGFENLYMIGRLLDLPRKEARSRATGLLERFSLTDAAKRAAGTYSGGMRRRLDLAASMIGSPAVLYLDEPTTGLDPHTRNEVWAEVKRMVGDGVTVLLTTQYMEEAEQLASELTVIDKGKVIAGGRIEALKAQVGGRTLRVRPADPVQLRPLAGELDGLGITGLATTTVDTETGTLLVPILSDEQLTAVVGAITARGVTIASISTELPSLDEVFLSLTGHRASAPQDAAPSPAYEEVAV; via the coding sequence ATGACACGAATCGACAAGAACGCCAGCGGCGCGAAGGGCGCTGTCACCGTGCGGGGGCTGGTCAAGCACTACGGCGAGACCAGGGCGCTGGACGGTGTCGACCTGGATGTGCGTGAGGGCACCGTGATGGGGGTGCTCGGACCGAACGGGGCGGGCAAGACCACGCTCGTACGGTGCCTGTCCACGCTGATCACACCGGACGCGGGGCACGCCACCGTGGCCGGCTACGACGTCGTACGGCAGCCCCGGCAGCTGCGCCGGGTGATCGGGCTGACCGGGCAGTACGCGTCCGTGGACGAGAAGCTGTCCGGCTTCGAGAACCTGTACATGATCGGCCGGCTGCTGGACCTGCCCCGCAAGGAGGCGCGGAGCCGGGCCACCGGTCTGCTGGAGCGGTTCTCGCTGACCGACGCGGCCAAGCGCGCGGCGGGCACGTACTCCGGCGGTATGCGGCGGCGGCTCGACCTGGCCGCGTCCATGATCGGAAGCCCGGCGGTGCTGTATCTGGACGAGCCGACGACCGGACTGGACCCGCACACCCGCAACGAGGTGTGGGCCGAGGTGAAGCGGATGGTCGGCGACGGGGTGACCGTGCTGCTGACCACCCAGTACATGGAGGAGGCCGAACAGCTGGCCTCCGAGCTGACCGTGATCGACAAGGGGAAGGTGATCGCGGGCGGCCGGATCGAGGCGCTGAAGGCCCAGGTCGGCGGGCGCACCCTCCGGGTCCGGCCGGCCGATCCGGTGCAACTGCGGCCGTTGGCCGGGGAGTTGGACGGGCTGGGCATCACCGGGCTGGCCACGACCACCGTGGACACCGAGACCGGCACCCTTCTCGTACCGATCCTCAGCGATGAACAACTGACCGCCGTCGTCGGCGCGATCACCGCGCGTGGCGTCACGATCGCCTCGATCAGCACCGAACTGCCCAGCCTGGACGAGGTGTTCCTGTCGCTCACCGGCCACCGGGCCAGTGCGCCGCAGGACGCCGCTCCGTCCCCCGCCTACGAGGAGGTCGCCGTATGA